Below is a window of Clostridium sp. JN-1 DNA.
AAACCAACTGTTGGGAAGAACAAAGTAATAATAATATACAATTCAGATAAAATAACCGAAACAGCTCAAAATGCATTATTAAAAACTGTAGAGGAACCTCCAGATGGAATAGTCATAATAATGTTATGCGAGAAGCTGGATATAATATTAGATACTATAAAATCAAGATGTCAAATTCACAAATTAAATAGATTAAAAGAGGAAGAAATGAAGATATTTTTGAAACGCAAGTTTCACAATCTATCTGATGATTATATAAAGTCCGTATGTGCATTTAGCGATGGGGTACCTGGAAGGGCAGAAAAGTTTATATCAGATAAAATATTTCATGAGATTAGGAATAAAACATTAGATATACTAAAAAATTCAGGAAAAGACGAGTTTGAAAAAGTATTTCAATACGAAAACTTTTTTATAGAAAATAAAAATGAATGGCAGGAGATGTTTACGTGTCTATTGTCTTATATAAGGGATGCACTTGTATATAAAGAAACTGGAAATAAGAGCATGGTTATAAATATAGATAAATTTATAGAGATAAAGGGTATAGCAGAAGAATTTTCATTTAATAAGTTAATTAAAATTATAGATATAGTTAAAGATACCAGCAATAAGCTGAAGAGAAATGTTAACTTTACGTTAGTTTTTGATTCAATGTTGTTGAATATGCAGGAGGTATAAAAATGGTAACAGTAGTAGGTGTAAGATTTAAAAGGGCTGGTAAGATATACTATTTTTCACCAGAAAGTTTAAATGTAAAAAAGGGTAATAATGTTATAGTAGAAACTGCAAGAGGAATAGAATTTGGAGAATGTGTAGTAGGTCCGAAACAAGTTGGCGACAGCGAAATTGTATCTCCACTCAAAAATGTTATAAGAGTGGCTACTAATGATGATATAAAAAAACACGCAGAGAATAAATCTAAGGAAAAAGAAGCTTTCAATATATGCCTTGAAAAGATAGAGAAGCACAATTTAAAAATGAAACTTATAGATGTTGAATACACTTTTGACAATAACAAAGTTATATTTTATTTTACAGCAGACGGGAGAATTGATTTTAGAGAACTAGTAAAGGATTTAGCGTCTATTTTTAGGACTAGAATAGAATTAAGGCAAATAGGTGTAAGGGACGAGGCTAAAATGGTAGGCGGATTGGGCTCATGCGGCAGACCAATGTGCTGCTCAAGTTTTTTAGGTGATTTTGCTCCTGTATCTATAAAGATGGCAAAGGAACAAAATTTATCCTTGAATCCTACTAAAATA
It encodes the following:
- a CDS encoding DNA polymerase III subunit delta', which gives rise to MAFDEIIGHDNIKNQMFISIDNNTFSHAHIISGEDGIGKSLIARKAASEFLSRQGLPGFKVDIVEFKLLEDKKSIGIDEVKNIIREANRKPTVGKNKVIIIYNSDKITETAQNALLKTVEEPPDGIVIIMLCEKLDIILDTIKSRCQIHKLNRLKEEEMKIFLKRKFHNLSDDYIKSVCAFSDGVPGRAEKFISDKIFHEIRNKTLDILKNSGKDEFEKVFQYENFFIENKNEWQEMFTCLLSYIRDALVYKETGNKSMVINIDKFIEIKGIAEEFSFNKLIKIIDIVKDTSNKLKRNVNFTLVFDSMLLNMQEV
- a CDS encoding stage 0 sporulation family protein; this translates as MVTVVGVRFKRAGKIYYFSPESLNVKKGNNVIVETARGIEFGECVVGPKQVGDSEIVSPLKNVIRVATNDDIKKHAENKSKEKEAFNICLEKIEKHNLKMKLIDVEYTFDNNKVIFYFTADGRIDFRELVKDLASIFRTRIELRQIGVRDEAKMVGGLGSCGRPMCCSSFLGDFAPVSIKMAKEQNLSLNPTKISGICGRLMCCLNYEQETYEKIRKRLPKVKSIVNTVYGKGEVIANSVVKESVKVKVKIEDGDDIVEELPISEVTIVSGSFEGTVNEDDIKIDVENSEDAHIIKELFKED